One Streptomyces sp. B21-105 genomic region harbors:
- a CDS encoding LacI family DNA-binding transcriptional regulator: MVTLAEVAQHAGVSASTVSYVLSGKRSISTTTRQRVEQSIRELGYHPNAGARALASSRSNIIALMIPLRTDIYVPVMMEIAIAVATAARTHGYDVLLLTGEEGPDAVRRVTGSGLADAMILMDVELDDERLPLLRSTDQPSVLIGLPADTSGLTCVDLDFAATGALCVEHLASLGHRDIAVIGEAPAVYERHTGFAERTLEGLRRRAAELGRRLLHRPCEGGYDAMAVTLARVLDERPGTTGFVVQNEAAVEPLLALLRQQGRAVPEDVSVVAICPDQVAVQASVRLTSVAIPAQEMGRHAVERLVAKLEGRGGDEVVLIAPELTVRASTGPAPSGA, encoded by the coding sequence ATGGTCACCCTCGCCGAGGTCGCCCAGCACGCCGGAGTCTCGGCGAGCACGGTGAGCTATGTCCTCAGTGGCAAGCGGTCCATCTCCACCACCACCCGGCAGCGCGTCGAACAGAGCATCCGGGAACTCGGCTACCACCCCAACGCGGGCGCCCGCGCGCTGGCCAGCAGCCGGTCCAACATCATCGCGCTGATGATCCCGCTGCGCACCGACATCTATGTGCCGGTGATGATGGAGATCGCCATCGCGGTGGCCACCGCGGCGCGCACGCACGGGTACGACGTCCTGCTGCTGACCGGCGAGGAGGGGCCCGACGCGGTCCGCCGCGTCACCGGCAGCGGGCTCGCCGACGCGATGATCCTGATGGACGTCGAGCTGGACGACGAGCGGCTGCCGCTGCTGCGCTCCACCGATCAGCCCTCCGTGCTGATCGGACTGCCCGCCGACACCTCCGGCCTGACCTGCGTCGACCTGGACTTCGCCGCGACCGGCGCGCTGTGCGTGGAGCACCTGGCGTCGCTGGGGCACCGCGACATCGCGGTCATCGGCGAGGCGCCCGCGGTCTACGAACGGCACACCGGCTTCGCCGAACGCACCCTCGAGGGTCTGCGGCGCCGGGCCGCGGAACTGGGCCGGCGGCTGCTGCACCGCCCGTGCGAGGGCGGGTACGACGCGATGGCCGTGACCCTGGCCCGGGTCCTCGACGAACGGCCGGGCACCACCGGCTTCGTCGTGCAGAACGAGGCGGCGGTCGAGCCGCTGCTCGCGCTGCTGCGGCAGCAGGGCCGGGCCGTCCCGGAGGACGTGTCGGTGGTGGCGATCTGCCCCGATCAGGTAGCCGTCCAGGCGTCGGTGCGGCTGACGTCGGTCGCCATCCCCGCCCAGGAGATGGGCCGGCACGCCGTGGAACGCCTCGTGGCCAAACTGGAGGGGCGCGGCGGCGACGAAGTCGTGCTCATCGCCCCCGAGTTGACCGTCCGGGCGAGCACGGGACCGGCGCCCTCCGGAGCCTGA
- the dxr gene encoding 1-deoxy-D-xylulose-5-phosphate reductoisomerase: MSDSPSPLADPHLVYDPVVGDGPKDVVVLGSTGSIGTQAIDLVLRNPDRFRVTGLSANGGRVALLAEQARLLRVRTVAVAREDVVPALREALAAEYGTGEPLPEILAGPDAATRLAASDCHTVLNGITGSIGLAPTLAALEAGRTLALANKESLIVGGPLVKALAKPGQIIPVDSEHAALFQALAGGARADVRKLVVTASGGPFRGRTKAQLAHVTVEDALAHPTWSMGPVITINSATLVNKGLEVIEAHLLYDIPFSRIEVVVHPQSYVHSMVEFTDGSTLAQATPPDMRGPIAIGLGWPQRVPGAAPAFDWSAASTWEFFPLDDEAFPSVSLARHVGELAGTAPAVFNAANEECVEAFRKGALPFNGIMETVTRVVEEHGTPAKGTSLTVSDVLEAETWARARTQELTATAEARA, translated from the coding sequence ATGAGCGACAGTCCAAGCCCTCTCGCCGACCCGCACCTCGTCTACGACCCCGTCGTGGGCGACGGTCCCAAGGACGTGGTCGTCCTCGGCTCCACCGGCTCGATCGGCACCCAGGCCATCGACCTCGTGCTGCGCAACCCGGACCGGTTCCGGGTGACGGGCCTGTCCGCCAACGGCGGCCGGGTCGCCCTCCTCGCCGAGCAGGCCCGCCTGCTGCGGGTGCGGACCGTCGCGGTGGCCCGCGAGGACGTCGTGCCCGCCCTGCGCGAGGCCTTGGCCGCCGAGTACGGCACGGGCGAGCCGCTGCCCGAGATCCTCGCCGGACCGGACGCGGCCACCCGGCTCGCCGCCTCCGACTGCCACACCGTCCTCAACGGCATCACGGGCTCCATCGGTCTCGCGCCCACCCTCGCCGCCCTGGAGGCGGGCCGCACCCTCGCGCTCGCCAACAAGGAGTCGCTCATCGTCGGCGGCCCGCTGGTCAAGGCGCTCGCGAAGCCCGGCCAGATCATCCCGGTGGACTCCGAGCACGCGGCCCTCTTCCAGGCCCTGGCCGGCGGCGCCAGGGCCGACGTCCGCAAGCTGGTCGTCACCGCCTCCGGCGGCCCGTTCCGCGGCCGTACCAAGGCGCAGCTGGCGCACGTCACGGTCGAGGACGCCCTCGCCCACCCCACCTGGTCCATGGGCCCGGTGATCACGATCAACTCCGCGACCCTCGTCAACAAGGGCCTGGAAGTCATCGAGGCGCACCTCCTCTACGACATTCCCTTCTCCCGGATTGAGGTGGTCGTGCACCCGCAGTCGTATGTCCACTCGATGGTTGAGTTCACGGACGGATCGACACTGGCCCAGGCGACGCCCCCCGACATGCGCGGCCCCATCGCCATCGGCCTCGGCTGGCCGCAGCGCGTCCCGGGCGCGGCGCCCGCCTTCGACTGGAGCGCCGCGTCGACCTGGGAGTTCTTCCCCCTCGACGACGAGGCGTTCCCCTCGGTGAGCCTCGCCCGGCACGTGGGCGAGCTCGCGGGCACGGCCCCGGCGGTGTTCAATGCCGCGAACGAGGAGTGCGTGGAGGCGTTCCGCAAGGGCGCGCTCCCGTTCAACGGGATCATGGAGACCGTCACCCGGGTCGTGGAGGAGCACGGCACGCCGGCGAAGGGAACTTCGCTCACCGTGTCGGACGTCCTCGAGGCGGAGACCTGGGCCCGGGCCCGGACACAAGAACTGACGGCTACCGCGGAGGCGCGTGCATGA
- a CDS encoding acyl-CoA dehydrogenase family protein: MSAPPLKKPTVTEREARQVAEAAREQDWRKPSFAKELFLGRFRLDLIHPHPVPSDEAVRRGEAFLAKLRAFCDTQVDAARIEREARIPDEVIAGLKELGALGMKIDPKYGGLGLTQVYYNKALALIGSASPAIGVLLSAHQSIGVPQPLKMFGTPEQKQKFLPRCATTDISAFLLTEPDVGSDPARLATSAVPDDGGPSRSSDFESGGDYVLDGVKLWTTNGVVADLLVVMARVPKRDGHKGGITAFVVESGTPGITVENRNAFMGLRGIENGVTRFHQVRVPAANRIGPEGAGLKIALTTLNTGRLSLPASCVAAGKWSLKIAREWSAAREQWGKPIAHHEAVGAKISFIAATTFALEAVLDLSSQMADEDRNDIRIEGALAKLIASEMGWRMADELVQIRGGRGFETAASLAARGERAVPAEQVLRDLRINRIFEGSTEIMHLLIAREAVDAHLTVAGDLIDPDKSLQDKAKAGAGAGVFYAKWLPKLVAGPGQLPSSYSEFKHAGVDLAPHLRHVERHSRKLARSTFYAMSRWQGRMETKQGFLGRIVDIGAELFAMSAACVRAELLRSRGEHGREAYQLADAFCRQSRLRVDELFTRLWSNTDDLDRKVVKGVMAGAYEWLEQGIVDPSGDGPWIAEAAPGPSERENVHRSLG, translated from the coding sequence ATGTCCGCACCACCCCTCAAGAAACCCACCGTCACCGAACGCGAGGCCCGCCAGGTCGCCGAGGCCGCCCGCGAACAGGACTGGCGCAAGCCGAGCTTCGCCAAGGAACTGTTCCTGGGCCGTTTCCGGCTCGACCTCATCCACCCGCACCCGGTCCCCTCCGACGAGGCCGTCCGGCGCGGCGAGGCGTTCCTGGCCAAGCTCCGCGCCTTCTGCGACACCCAGGTGGACGCGGCCCGCATCGAGCGCGAGGCCCGGATCCCCGACGAGGTGATCGCCGGGCTCAAGGAGCTCGGCGCGCTCGGCATGAAGATCGACCCCAAGTACGGCGGCCTCGGCCTCACCCAGGTCTACTACAACAAGGCGCTGGCCCTCATCGGCTCGGCCAGCCCCGCGATCGGCGTGCTGCTGTCGGCGCACCAGTCGATCGGCGTGCCGCAGCCGCTGAAGATGTTCGGCACCCCCGAGCAGAAGCAGAAGTTCCTGCCCCGCTGCGCCACCACCGACATCAGCGCCTTCCTCCTCACCGAGCCGGACGTCGGCTCCGACCCGGCCCGCCTCGCCACCAGCGCGGTACCGGACGATGGGGGCCCCTCCCGCTCGAGCGATTTCGAGAGTGGGGGAGACTACGTCCTCGACGGCGTCAAGCTGTGGACGACCAACGGCGTGGTCGCCGACCTGCTGGTCGTGATGGCCCGGGTGCCGAAGAGGGACGGCCACAAGGGCGGCATCACCGCCTTCGTCGTGGAGAGCGGCACCCCCGGCATCACCGTCGAGAACCGCAACGCCTTCATGGGCCTGCGCGGCATCGAGAACGGCGTCACCCGCTTCCACCAGGTCCGCGTCCCGGCCGCGAACCGCATCGGACCCGAGGGCGCGGGCCTCAAGATCGCCCTGACCACCCTCAACACCGGCCGGCTCTCGCTGCCCGCGTCCTGTGTGGCGGCCGGCAAGTGGAGCCTGAAGATCGCCCGCGAGTGGTCGGCCGCGCGTGAGCAGTGGGGCAAGCCGATCGCCCACCACGAGGCGGTCGGCGCGAAGATCAGCTTCATCGCGGCGACGACCTTCGCCCTGGAGGCCGTCCTCGACCTGTCCTCGCAGATGGCCGACGAGGACCGCAACGACATCCGCATCGAGGGCGCGCTGGCCAAGCTCATCGCCTCCGAGATGGGCTGGCGGATGGCCGACGAACTGGTCCAGATCCGCGGCGGCCGCGGCTTCGAGACGGCCGCCTCCCTCGCCGCCCGCGGCGAACGCGCGGTCCCCGCCGAACAGGTCCTGCGCGACCTGCGGATCAACCGCATCTTCGAGGGCTCGACGGAGATCATGCACCTCCTCATCGCCCGCGAGGCCGTCGACGCCCACCTCACGGTCGCCGGCGACCTCATCGACCCCGACAAGTCCCTCCAGGACAAGGCGAAGGCGGGCGCGGGCGCGGGTGTCTTCTACGCCAAGTGGCTGCCGAAGCTGGTCGCGGGACCGGGGCAGCTGCCGTCGTCGTACAGCGAGTTCAAGCACGCGGGCGTCGACCTCGCCCCGCATCTGCGCCACGTCGAGCGGCACTCCCGCAAGCTCGCCCGCTCCACGTTCTACGCCATGTCCCGCTGGCAGGGCCGGATGGAGACCAAGCAGGGCTTCCTCGGCCGGATCGTGGACATCGGCGCGGAGCTCTTCGCGATGAGCGCGGCCTGTGTGCGCGCCGAGCTGCTGCGCTCGCGCGGTGAGCACGGCCGCGAGGCCTACCAACTCGCCGACGCCTTCTGCCGCCAGTCCCGGCTGCGCGTCGACGAGCTCTTCACCCGCCTGTGGAGCAACACCGACGACCTGGACCGCAAGGTCGTCAAGGGCGTCATGGCAGGCGCCTACGAGTGGCTGGAGCAGGGCATCGTCGACCCGTCCGGGGACGGCCCGTGGATCGCCGAGGCGGCCCCGGGACCCAGCGAACGGGAGAACGTCCACCGTTCCCTCGGATGA
- a CDS encoding sulfotransferase family protein → MSSSPLALTVANLLLRPGFASRRTPDRVFDRLAVGAGPADGDEEFAEEFRRLLRHWARDENLTPVGWWSAQGHVRRHLANRARVRQLIAEHPDIAREPIERPVFVVGLPRTATTLTHGVLSLSEQHRCPLLWELLTPDLEGSPEQRRKAVTAARLMVGAIDLFAPRYRDIHPLVAEGPEECTFALPHTVMPLSQARVPAYRAALEERDFVPDYAYLKQVYQVLQYGRPRRRWVLKSPLHTGNLDALLSVFPDATLVWTHRDPGAVVASFCSLIEHGMAITLRRLDLHELGATWLALLSRSVERGLAARTVVPREALVDVPYSWLGSDPATGAPKLYDAVGARWTDADAARLPRIAARPKGSRPHAYDLARYGLTRADVDAAFAEYDALRAEVDRA, encoded by the coding sequence GTGTCCTCATCGCCGCTCGCCCTCACTGTGGCCAACCTGCTGCTGCGGCCCGGGTTCGCCTCCCGGCGCACGCCCGACCGCGTCTTCGACCGGCTCGCGGTCGGGGCCGGCCCGGCGGACGGGGACGAGGAGTTCGCCGAGGAGTTCCGGCGTCTGCTGCGCCACTGGGCCCGGGACGAGAACCTCACGCCGGTCGGCTGGTGGTCGGCGCAGGGTCACGTCCGGCGGCATCTGGCCAACCGCGCCCGGGTGCGGCAGCTGATCGCCGAGCACCCCGACATCGCGCGGGAGCCGATCGAGCGGCCGGTGTTCGTGGTGGGTCTGCCGCGCACCGCGACGACCCTGACCCACGGTGTGCTGTCGCTGTCCGAGCAACACCGGTGTCCCCTGTTGTGGGAGCTGCTCACCCCGGACCTGGAGGGCTCGCCCGAACAGCGCCGCAAGGCGGTCACCGCGGCCCGTCTCATGGTCGGCGCGATCGACCTGTTCGCGCCGCGCTACCGCGACATCCATCCCCTGGTCGCCGAGGGTCCCGAGGAGTGCACCTTCGCCCTCCCGCACACTGTGATGCCGCTGTCCCAGGCGCGCGTCCCGGCCTACCGGGCGGCGCTGGAGGAGCGGGACTTCGTCCCCGACTACGCCTACCTCAAGCAGGTCTACCAGGTGCTCCAGTACGGCCGCCCGCGCCGCCGCTGGGTGCTGAAGTCGCCCCTGCACACCGGAAATCTCGACGCGCTGCTCTCCGTCTTCCCCGACGCCACGCTCGTGTGGACGCACCGGGATCCGGGCGCCGTCGTGGCCTCGTTCTGCAGTCTGATCGAGCACGGCATGGCGATCACCCTGCGCCGGCTCGACCTGCACGAGCTGGGCGCCACCTGGCTCGCCCTGCTGAGCCGTTCGGTGGAGCGCGGGCTCGCGGCCCGTACCGTCGTCCCGCGCGAGGCGCTGGTGGACGTCCCCTACTCCTGGCTGGGCTCCGACCCGGCCACCGGGGCCCCGAAGCTCTACGACGCCGTGGGCGCCCGCTGGACCGACGCCGACGCCGCGCGGCTCCCCCGGATCGCCGCCCGCCCCAAGGGAAGCCGGCCGCACGCTTACGACCTGGCCCGTTACGGTCTGACCCGGGCCGACGTCGACGCCGCGTTCGCCGAGTACGACGCGCTGCGCGCCGAGGTCGACCGGGCCTGA
- a CDS encoding glycoside hydrolase family 31 protein, which translates to MNQPAENQPQVSLAQSSPTVGTFRERDGALEWSGRQETLRIEPWGPDAVRVRARLGGPILEGLPGALLDEPPATESSVKTGDAEGLLTVGALTVEVSAEGLVRFLRTDDRTEILAEDRAHFWWPGSRLYTAVGNGHHRLEQRFAAYDDEQLYGLGQHQHGRLDQKGLVLDLVQRNAEVGIPVLTSSRGYTLLWNNPAIGRVELAGNGTRWVADSARQIDYWITAGAPADGQRRYSAVTGRTPMLPEWAAGFWQCKLRYRTQDELLEVAREYKRRGLPLDAIVCDFFHWTHLGDWKFDPAEWPDPAAMVRELEEMGVKLVVSVWPSVSPLSENHQVLEQRGYFIGTQYGPMAHADWPDKGVASTVQVAFYDATNPEARDFLWSKIRDNYLAPYGIAAFWLDACEPELKPGFPENLRYWAGPGLEVGNMYPAENSRAFYEGLRAAGEEEIVSLNRSAWAGSQRYGAALWSGDIGTDFPTLRRQIAAGLNTALSGIPWWNTDIGGFHGGDPDDPAYREVMVRWFQFGAVSPLMRLHGFRDPGMPLGPDMTGGPNEVWSYGEEAGVILEAYLRLRERLKPYVMKVMREAHEEGLPPMRPLFLEFPDDRAAWSVDDSYLFGRDLLVAPVLTAGATTRTAYLPAGAVWTDAWTGETYEGGTEVTVDAPLERLPLFLRDGARLPVAE; encoded by the coding sequence GTGAACCAGCCTGCCGAAAACCAGCCTCAGGTCAGCCTCGCGCAGTCGTCCCCCACGGTCGGCACCTTCCGGGAGCGCGACGGCGCGCTGGAGTGGAGCGGCCGTCAGGAGACCCTGCGGATCGAGCCGTGGGGTCCGGACGCCGTCCGGGTGCGCGCCCGGCTCGGCGGACCGATCCTCGAGGGGCTGCCCGGCGCCCTGCTCGACGAACCGCCCGCCACCGAGAGCAGCGTCAAGACCGGCGACGCGGAGGGCCTGCTGACGGTCGGCGCGCTCACCGTCGAGGTGAGCGCCGAGGGCCTGGTCCGCTTCCTGCGCACCGACGACCGCACCGAGATCCTGGCCGAGGACCGCGCCCACTTCTGGTGGCCGGGCTCGCGCCTCTACACGGCCGTCGGCAACGGCCACCACCGCCTCGAGCAGCGGTTCGCCGCCTACGACGACGAGCAGCTGTACGGCCTCGGCCAGCACCAGCACGGCCGCCTCGACCAGAAGGGTCTGGTCCTCGACCTGGTCCAGCGCAACGCCGAGGTCGGCATCCCGGTGCTCACCTCCAGCCGCGGCTACACGCTGCTGTGGAACAACCCGGCGATCGGCCGCGTCGAACTGGCCGGCAACGGCACCCGCTGGGTCGCCGACTCGGCCCGGCAGATCGACTACTGGATCACGGCCGGCGCCCCGGCCGACGGTCAGCGCCGCTACAGCGCGGTCACCGGCCGGACCCCGATGCTGCCGGAGTGGGCGGCCGGCTTCTGGCAGTGCAAGCTGCGCTACCGCACGCAGGACGAACTCCTCGAGGTGGCACGGGAGTACAAGCGCCGGGGGCTGCCGCTGGACGCCATCGTCTGCGACTTCTTCCACTGGACGCACCTGGGCGACTGGAAGTTCGACCCGGCCGAGTGGCCCGACCCGGCGGCGATGGTCCGCGAGCTCGAGGAGATGGGCGTCAAGCTGGTGGTGAGCGTGTGGCCGTCGGTGTCGCCGCTGAGCGAGAACCACCAGGTGCTGGAGCAGCGCGGCTACTTCATCGGCACCCAGTACGGGCCGATGGCGCACGCCGACTGGCCCGACAAGGGGGTCGCCTCGACGGTCCAGGTGGCGTTCTACGACGCGACCAACCCCGAGGCCCGGGACTTCCTGTGGTCGAAGATCCGGGACAACTACCTCGCCCCGTACGGCATCGCGGCCTTCTGGCTGGACGCCTGCGAGCCGGAGCTGAAGCCCGGCTTCCCGGAGAACCTGCGCTACTGGGCGGGTCCGGGTCTGGAGGTCGGCAACATGTACCCGGCCGAGAACTCCCGCGCGTTCTACGAGGGGCTGCGGGCGGCCGGCGAGGAGGAGATCGTCAGCCTCAACCGCTCGGCGTGGGCGGGCAGTCAGCGTTACGGCGCCGCCCTGTGGTCCGGTGACATCGGGACCGACTTCCCGACGCTGCGCCGGCAGATCGCGGCCGGCCTCAACACCGCGCTGTCCGGCATCCCGTGGTGGAACACCGACATCGGCGGCTTCCACGGCGGCGACCCGGACGACCCGGCGTACCGGGAGGTGATGGTCCGCTGGTTCCAGTTCGGCGCGGTGTCGCCGCTGATGCGGCTGCACGGCTTCCGCGACCCGGGCATGCCGCTCGGCCCGGACATGACCGGCGGCCCGAACGAGGTGTGGTCGTACGGTGAGGAGGCGGGCGTGATCCTGGAGGCGTACCTGCGGCTGCGGGAGCGCCTGAAGCCGTACGTCATGAAGGTCATGCGGGAGGCGCACGAGGAGGGCCTGCCGCCCATGCGGCCGCTGTTCCTGGAGTTCCCGGACGACCGGGCGGCCTGGTCGGTGGACGACTCCTACCTCTTCGGCCGGGACCTGCTCGTCGCGCCGGTGCTGACGGCGGGCGCGACGACCCGCACGGCCTACCTCCCGGCGGGCGCGGTGTGGACGGACGCGTGGACGGGCGAGACGTACGAGGGCGGCACGGAGGTGACGGTGGACGCCCCGCTGGAGCGCCTCCCGCTGTTCCTGCGGGACGGGGCCCGGCTGCCGGTGGCCGAGTAG
- the ispG gene encoding flavodoxin-dependent (E)-4-hydroxy-3-methylbut-2-enyl-diphosphate synthase, which translates to MTAISLGMPSVPTKLAERRKSRQIQVGSVAVGGDAPVSVQSMTTTRTSDIGATLQQIAELTASGCQIVRVACPTQDDADALSTIARKSQIPVIADIHFQPKYVFAAIEAGCAAVRVNPGNIKQFDDKVREIAKAANEHGTPIRIGVNAGSLDRRLLQKYGRATPEALVESALWEASLFEEHDFRDIKISVKHNDPVVMIEAYRQLAAQCDYPLHLGVTEAGPAFQGTIKSAVAFGALLSQGIGDTIRVSLSAPPVEEVKVGNQILESLDLKQRGLEIVSCPSCGRAQVDVYKLAEEVTAGLTGMDVPLRVAVMGCVVNGPGEAREADLGVASGNGKGQIFVKGEVIKTVPESKIVETLIEEAMKLAEQMEAAGITSGEPSVSVAG; encoded by the coding sequence ATGACTGCGATTTCTCTCGGCATGCCGTCCGTTCCGACCAAGCTCGCCGAGCGCCGCAAGAGCCGGCAGATCCAGGTCGGCTCAGTGGCGGTAGGCGGAGACGCGCCCGTCTCGGTCCAGTCGATGACGACGACGCGTACGTCGGACATCGGCGCGACGCTGCAGCAGATCGCGGAGCTGACGGCGTCCGGCTGCCAGATCGTGCGGGTGGCGTGTCCGACGCAGGACGACGCGGACGCGTTGTCGACGATCGCGCGCAAGTCGCAGATCCCGGTGATCGCGGACATCCACTTCCAGCCGAAGTACGTGTTCGCGGCGATCGAGGCGGGCTGTGCGGCGGTGCGGGTGAACCCGGGCAACATCAAGCAGTTCGACGACAAGGTGCGGGAGATCGCGAAGGCGGCCAACGAGCACGGCACGCCGATCCGCATCGGCGTCAACGCGGGTTCGCTGGACCGCCGGCTGCTGCAGAAGTACGGCAGGGCCACCCCCGAGGCGCTGGTGGAGTCGGCCCTGTGGGAGGCGTCCCTCTTCGAGGAGCACGACTTCCGCGACATCAAGATCTCGGTCAAGCACAACGACCCGGTCGTGATGATCGAGGCGTACCGGCAGCTCGCCGCGCAGTGCGACTACCCGCTCCACCTGGGCGTCACCGAGGCCGGCCCCGCCTTCCAGGGCACGATCAAGTCGGCGGTCGCCTTCGGCGCGCTGCTCTCCCAGGGCATCGGCGACACCATCCGCGTCTCGCTGTCGGCGCCGCCGGTGGAGGAGGTCAAGGTCGGCAACCAGATCCTGGAGTCCCTCGACCTCAAGCAGCGCGGTCTGGAGATCGTCTCCTGCCCCTCCTGCGGCCGCGCCCAGGTCGACGTCTACAAACTCGCCGAGGAGGTCACCGCCGGCCTCACCGGCATGGACGTCCCGCTGCGCGTCGCCGTCATGGGCTGCGTCGTCAACGGCCCCGGCGAGGCCCGCGAGGCCGACCTGGGCGTCGCCTCCGGCAACGGCAAGGGGCAGATCTTCGTGAAGGGCGAGGTCATCAAGACCGTCCCCGAGTCGAAGATCGTCGAGACCCTCATCGAAGAGGCCATGAAGCTGGCCGAACAGATGGAAGCAGCGGGCATCACCTCGGGCGAACCGTCGGTGT
- a CDS encoding M50 family metallopeptidase, which produces MTALMMILGIVVFAVGLLFSIAWHELGHLSTAKLFGIRVPQYMVGFGPTLFSRRKGETEYGFKAIPFGGYIRMIGMFPPGEDGRVTARSTSPWRGMIEDARSAAYEELQPGDETRMFYTRKPWKRVIVMFAGPFMNLVLAVGLFLTVLMGFGIQQQTTTVSSVSPCVIAQSQNRDACKSTDPASPAAAAGMKPGDKIVSFAGQRTDDWNKLSDLIRVSAGKEVSIVVDRKGQELTLHTTIATNQVAKKDADGAYVQGEYVKAGFLGFSAATGVVKQDFGDSVSWMTDRAGEAVDSIAALPGKIPALWNAAFDGAPREPDSPMGVVGAARVGGEIFTLDIPASQQLAMAVMLVAGFNLSLFLFNMLPLLPLDGGHIAGALWESLRRNLAKLLRRPDPGPFDVAKLMPVAYVVAGVFICFTILVLIADVVNPVKIS; this is translated from the coding sequence ATGACAGCCCTGATGATGATCCTCGGCATAGTCGTCTTCGCGGTCGGCCTGCTGTTCTCGATCGCCTGGCACGAGCTGGGCCACCTGTCCACGGCCAAACTCTTCGGCATCCGGGTGCCGCAGTACATGGTCGGCTTCGGCCCGACCCTCTTCTCCCGCCGCAAGGGCGAGACCGAGTACGGCTTCAAGGCCATCCCGTTCGGCGGCTACATCCGCATGATCGGCATGTTCCCGCCCGGCGAGGACGGCCGCGTCACGGCCCGCTCCACCTCGCCCTGGCGCGGCATGATCGAGGACGCCCGCTCGGCCGCGTACGAGGAGCTCCAGCCGGGCGACGAGACGCGCATGTTCTACACGCGCAAGCCCTGGAAGCGCGTCATCGTCATGTTCGCGGGCCCCTTCATGAACCTGGTGCTCGCGGTGGGCCTCTTCCTCACCGTCCTGATGGGCTTCGGCATCCAGCAGCAGACCACCACCGTCAGCTCGGTCTCGCCCTGCGTCATCGCGCAGAGCCAGAACCGCGACGCGTGCAAGTCGACCGACCCGGCCTCCCCGGCCGCCGCCGCCGGAATGAAGCCGGGCGACAAGATCGTCTCCTTCGCCGGACAGCGGACGGACGACTGGAACAAGCTGTCCGACCTCATCCGGGTCAGCGCCGGCAAGGAGGTCTCCATCGTCGTCGACCGCAAGGGCCAGGAGCTGACCCTGCACACGACGATCGCCACCAACCAGGTCGCCAAGAAGGACGCCGACGGGGCGTATGTCCAGGGCGAGTACGTCAAGGCCGGCTTCCTCGGCTTCAGCGCCGCCACCGGCGTCGTCAAGCAGGACTTCGGCGACTCGGTGTCCTGGATGACCGACCGGGCGGGCGAGGCCGTCGACTCCATCGCCGCCCTCCCCGGCAAGATCCCGGCCCTGTGGAACGCGGCCTTCGACGGCGCGCCCCGCGAACCCGACTCGCCCATGGGCGTGGTCGGCGCGGCCCGCGTCGGCGGTGAGATCTTCACCCTCGACATCCCGGCCTCGCAGCAGCTCGCCATGGCCGTGATGCTGGTCGCCGGCTTCAACCTCTCCCTGTTCCTGTTCAACATGCTCCCGCTGCTGCCCCTGGACGGCGGGCACATCGCGGGCGCCCTGTGGGAGTCGTTGCGCCGCAACCTGGCCAAGCTGCTGCGCCGGCCCGACCCGGGCCCGTTCGACGTGGCGAAGCTGATGCCGGTGGCCTACGTGGTCGCGGGCGTCTTCATCTGCTTCACGATCTTGGTCTTGATCGCAGATGTGGTAAACCCGGTCAAGATCTCGTAG